One Aquarana catesbeiana isolate 2022-GZ linkage group LG06, ASM4218655v1, whole genome shotgun sequence genomic region harbors:
- the LOC141148401 gene encoding interferon-induced very large GTPase 1-like isoform X4 codes for MEGDNKGIWSRWKLKIASGVQSFVPRFFLQEPSSLEPGTSQETVETSIAKRAPKRNLDQPEQGTSQETVETSIAKRAPKRNLDQPEQATTSNKKKRIYAPEQELYTNQTKKTTYHQLAEKMSKISKLTLKDILSVGLENMHDKPPKNVEDLPWNYLRKLMALNRTARDILLEKDQSPGVDVYDNDDDYNLINDSLVPDDNSSSSVHPLDVLCVLLHCSDSFLQQEIVTKLSMCQFAVPLLLPADDGSHCTLMLWAMRDIVKKWRPQSLVDSKGFREENVVNTSMPILSYVRLGKNKLSKSKILNQVLNPAQLHNNFFIHDNMDGGNIKREISDGLVEVSWYFPSGKSDVFPEPIAVTNLRGDLVTNWDQFTFLTRISSAVFIFIADISEREFRLLSSCTTTDTQYYFIVTPGPGKTVSAQTKMALQELMPVLKFKKTNVIIHAGMANESAFVKKLQSNIINLINSKPKENTMRDLKKGTHGLDIQVDERVPECQKAREYARKITEEITNVSEYKKNTMKLQGDLWRQLSEVEKEFCRMTKQGGKDTQQYQDDLIKKRISLHEKQHNHDLPNGLKLFIDAITHLSETEKQYFLKWMKFELDSVARAHLSILQAKYKEKCNNTLINNQELKQIDQKISDSSLGIEHFLREMGQFYEAECSMVKENKIVKRKRKFNRLPGIAADLLLVGFPLELIDGDASNIPLRWITDVLKELDSKTGGKSRMRVITVLGVQSTGKSTLLNTMFGLQFPVASGRCTRGAFMTLLNVKEKFQVELGCDFILVIDTEGLKAPELASLEGSYEHDNELATLVVGLSDITIINMAMENTTEMKDILQIVVHAFLRMKEVGKRPNCQFVHQNVSDVSAHDKNMRDRKKLLEQLNEMTKVAAEMENKSETRTFSDVMDYNLEKDNCYIPGLWLGVPPMAPVNSGYSEHVSELKKYLLELMTSKESLNKPLTIPEFITWIESLWNAVKHEKFIFSFRNSLVAEAYNNLSIEYSQWEWKFRKAVHDWLIRTETNIKNQTAESLNEKLCSTFKNKLNDLLIIGENEILKLLENYFDNKNENVHLIERYKQDFILSTTSLKEELKRNSFMKFDEAVSIKKGKFKIQNMQTNSQKLIEDKITDLLKRCREKKKTLNNVQLKKEFEEMWKRTLSDLQIEKLKTHIVSGSMLNQLKNDMSSKGSAVNERLLGVKDLADITQTDFKIDEKYIESGRLKKYTSKFLDKIGFGYQKEHFDKINSVAQSLIDNCNKYIRGKVETGEDYSDNYCLELLHMVTTEISKESKNLHLSTEFELDIKLHILGKASRDFQEMHEKFIKENDPKLCLEKLKPGYLKTFISLFQEKDICQTKAKEFCERCLKPAIMDHVFRHLGQKIVDEIVSSDKKFSSRTFFQDFLLRELLEEMSFQTYVKYTLSYENYTKDWILNYTETYTKPQILKPLQENLLSSLDKKINGALTEDNSVKSSSVSDFLKSVCEILKEELVIPQNEMQAVTFQNTADVGQFSSDIQLFLRDTETEVLSELQSMDIKSVLSRVTVKPQDVLFRKIVGCGKQCPFCGVPCEAGGDEHKEHFATIHRPKGLGRYRWSHTGILTTDICSTSVVSDVTFKNSDTKDKSHPYKDYRTIYPDWAIQPDSSIESSDYWKYIFVMFNEKFAEEYDARPAEIPNGWKSITTEKALQSLKKMFNS; via the coding sequence AACTCTATACCAACCAGACTAAAAAGACTACTTATCATCAGCTTGCAGAAAAAATGTCAAAGATTTCGAAATTGACTCTGAAGGATATCCTGAGCGTTGGCTTGGAGAATATGCATGACAAACCACCTAAAAATGTAGAGGATCTTCCCTGGAATTACTTGAGGAAACTCATGGCCCTAAATAGGACTGCAAGAGACATTCTTCTTGAGAAAGATCAGTCTCCTGGTGTTGATGtatatgataatgatgatgattacaACCTAATTAATGATTCTTTAGTTCCAGATGATAATTCATCTAGTTCTGTTCACCCCCTGGATGTCCTGTGTGTCCTCCTGCATTGCTCAGACAGTTTTCTTCAACAAGAGATTGTAACCAAATTGTCCATGTGTCAGTTTGCTGTTCCTCTACTGCTCCCTGCTGATGATGGGTCACACTGCACCCTCATGCTTTGGGCAATGAGGGACATAGTGAAGAAGTGGAGACCTCAGTCTTTAGTGGACAGTAAAGGCTTTAGAGAAGAAAATGTGGTGAATACATCCATGCCAATCTTGTCTTATGTCAGATTGGGAAAAAACAAATTATCCAAATCTAAAATCCTGAACCAAGTTCTTAATCCAGCTCAGCTACATAATAACTTCTTCATACATGACAATATGGATGGAGGAAACATTAAGAGGGAAATATCTGATGGACTGGTAGAAGTTTCCTGGTATTTTCCCTCTGGTAAGTCTGATGTTTTCCCAGAACCCATCGCAGTGACCAACCTACGAGGAGACCTGGTGACCAATTGGGACCAGTTCACATTTCTGACTAGAATTTCATCAGCTGTGTTTATATTCATTGCAGATATTTCTGAGAGGGAATTCAGACTGTTATCATCCTGTACTACCACTGACACCCAGTATTACTTCATTGTTACTCCCGGTCCTGGCAAAACTGTGAGTGCACAGACAAAGATGGCCCTTCAAGAATTAATGCCAGTGCTAAAGTTCAAAAAAACAAATGTGATAATACACGCAGGCATGGCAAATGAGTCGGCATTTGTAAAAAAACTACAAAGCAATATTATTAATTTAATAAACAGTAAGCCAAAAGAAAATACAATGAGAGACCTTAAAAAAGGAACTCATGGATTGGACATCCAAGTGGATGAGAGAGTTCCTGAATGTCAGAAGGCCAGGGAATACGCCAGGAAAATTACAGAAGAAATAACAAATGTGTCTGAGTACAAAAAGAACACTATGAAGTTACAGGGAGATCTCTGGAGACAGTTATCTGAAGTGGAAAAAGAATTTTGCAGAATGACAAAGCAAGGTGGTAAAGACACACAACAATATCAAGATGACCTGATAAAGAAACGCATTTCACTACATGAGAAACAACATAACCATGATCTGCCCAATGGTTTAAAGCTCTTTATTGATGCAATCACTCATTTGTCTGAGACTGAGAAACAATATTTTCTGAAATGGATGAAATTTGAACTTGATTCAGTTGCTAGAGCTCATCTTTCTATTCTACAAGCTAAATACAAAGAAAAATGTAACAATACCCTAATTAATAATCAAGAGCTCAAACAGATAGACCAGAAAATCTCTGACAGTTCTTTGGGAATTGAACATTTCCTACGTGAGATGGGACAGTTTTATGAAGCTGAATGTTCCATGGTTAAAGAAAACAAAAtagttaaaagaaaaagaaaatttaataGACTGCCAGGAATTGCTGCTGATCTCTTGTTGGTTGGTTTCCCATTGGAACTGATAGATGGAGATGCCTCCAACATTCCCTTACGGTGGATAACTGATGTTCTAAAAGAGCTGGACAGCAAAACAGGGGGAAAAAGCAGAATGAGAGTAatcactgtgctgggagtgcagagTACAGGAAAATCCACTCTTCTCAACACCATGTTTGGTCTGCAGTTTCCGGTGGCTAGTGGAAGATGCACACGAGGAGCCTTCATGACTCTTCTTAATGTGAAAGAGAAATTCCAGGTGGAGCTGGGCTGTGACTTCATCCTGGTGATTGACACTGAGGGGCTGAAAGCTCCAGAGTTGGCTTCCTTGGAGGGAAGttatgaacatgacaatgaactggCCACATTAGTGGTTGGGTTGAGTGATATCACCATAATTAATATGGCCATGGAAAACACAACAGAAATGAAGGATATTTTACAGATTGTGGTCCATGCTTTTCTTAGAATGAAAGAAGTAGGGAAGAGACCCAACTGCCAGTTTGTACATCAGAATGTGAGTGATGTGTCCGCTCATGACAAGAACATGAGAGACAGGAAGAAACTTCTGGAACAGCTGAATGAAATGACAAAAGTAGCTGCAGAGATGGAAAACAAAAGTGAAACCAGAACTTTCAGTGATGTGATGGATTACAATCTGGAGAAAGACAACTGTTACATTCCTGGGCTCTGGCTTGGAGTCCCACCAATGGCTCCAGTAAATTCTGGGTACAGTGAACATGTGTCTGAACTGAAAAAGTATTTATTAGAATTAATGACAAGCAAAGAATCCCTGAACAAGCCTTTAACCATTCCTGAATTTATAACATGGATAGAAAGTTTATGGAATGCTGTAAAACATGAGAAATTCATCTTCAGCTTCAGGAACAGTTTGGTGGCAGAAGCTTATAATAACCTGTCTATAGAATACTCACAGTGGGAATGGAAGTTCCGAAAAGCTGTCCATGATTGGCTGATCCGTACAGAGACAAACATTAAGAATCAGACTGCAGAGAGTCTAAATGAAAAACTTTGCTCCACATTTAAGAATAAGCTCAACGATTTGTTGATTATTGGAGAAAATGAAATCTTGAAATTGCTGGAAAACTACTttgacaataaaaatgaaaatgttcaTCTAATAGAACGATACAAACAAGATTTTATTCTGAGCACAACATCCCTGAAGGAGGAATTGAAAAGAAATTCTTTTATGAAGTTTGATGAGGCTGTTtcaattaaaaaagggaaattcaAGATTCAGAATATGCAAACTAATTCACAGAAATTGATTGAAGACAAAATCACAGATCTCCTCAAGAGgtgcagagaaaagaaaaaaactctgaATAATGTCCAGTTAAAGAAAGAATTTGAGGAGATGtggaagaggacactgagtgatcTACAGATAGAGAAATTAAAAACACACATTGTCAGTGGATCTATGTTAAATCAGCTAAAGAATGACATGAGCAGTAAAGGATCAGCTGTAAATGAACGCTTACTGGGTGTGAAGGACTTGGCAGATATCACACAGACTGATTTCAAGATAGATGAGAAATATATTGAGAGTGGACGGTTAAAGAAATATACAAGTAAATTTTTAGATAAAATTGGTTTTGGGTACCAAAAAGAACATTTCGACAAAATAAATAGTGTTGCTCAATCTCTTATAGATAATTGTAACAAATATATCAGAGGGAAAGTGGAAACTGGAGAGGACTATAGTGACAACTACTGCCTGGAATTACTTCATATGGTTACAACAGAGATTTCTAAAGAGTCCAAAAATCTTCATTTGTCCACAGAGTTTGAATTGGATATCAAGCTTCACATTCTTGGAAAAGCTTCCAGAGATTTTCAGGAGATGCATGAGAAATTCATTAAAGAGAACGATCCAAAACTGTGTTTGGAGAAACTAAAGCCTGgatatttaaaaacatttatcagTCTATTTCAAGAGAAAGATATTTGCCAGACTAAAGCCAAAGAATTCTGTGAGCGATGTCTAAAACCAGCAATAATGGATCATGTTTTCCGCCATCTTGGGCAGAAAATAGTGGATGAGATAGTAAGTTCAGACAAGAAATTCAGCAGTAGAACATTCTTTCAAGATTTTTTACTAAGGGAGCTGCTGGAAGAAATGTCATTCCAGACATATGTAAAGTATACACTATCATATGAGAACTATACCAAAGACTGGATATTAAATTACACTGAAACATATACAAAGCCCCAAATCCTAAAACCATTACAAGAAAACCTGCTCTCTTCACTGGACAAAAAGATAAATGGAGCTCTTACTGAAGACAACTCTGTTAAAAGTTCATCAGTCTCAGATTTTCTGAAAAGTGTATGTGAGATACTAAAGGAAGAATTAGTGATCCCACAGAATGAGATGCAAGCGGTCACTTTCCAGAACACGGCTGATGTTGGACAATTTTCATCTGACATTCAGCTCTTCCTCCGAGATACAGAAACAGAAGTCTTATCAGAGCTGCAATCTATGGATATAAAGTCTGTACTCTCCAGGGTGACGGTGAAGCCTCAGGATGTATTGTTCAGGAAGATTGTTGGCTGTGGGAAGCAATGTCCATTCTGTGGTGTCCCCTGTGAGGCCGGAGGTGATGAACACAAGGAGCACTTTGCTACCATCCACAGACCCAAAGGACTGGGAAGATACAGATGGAGTCATACTGGAATCCTAACCACTGATATATGTAGTACGTCTGTTGTATCTGATGTCACATTTAAAAACTCAGACACAAAAGACAAATCACACCCATACAAAGATTATCGTACCATTTATCCAGACTGGGCCATACAACCAGATTCCAGCATCGAGTCCTCAGATTATTGGAAATATATTTTTGTGATGTTTAATGAGAAGTTTGCTGAAGAATACGATGCAAGACCAGCAGAAATTCCCAATGGCTGGAAATCTATTACAACAGAAAAAGCTCTCCAAAGCTTAAAGAAAATGTTCAATAGCTAA